CAGGGGATGACAACACCCCGCATAGTGCATCGCCATGCCGGGAATCAAACCACGGATGGGGATGGCTGCGTCGCGTTTGGATTTTTTCTTTTGGCGCCTTTTGGATCGCGACAGCGGCATCATGTCACTGATTTTGCGCGCCACGCTTTGTTTTTTGGTGCCGGGATAAACCGCTTCCAACACTTCGCGTGCCGTGGTGTGGCCCATGCCAACTTCCGCGACCAGCTCATCGACGCTGTCTTGTTGAAAAATTTTCAAGACCCCTTTGAGGCCCTTTTCCGTCAGCGGATAGTCTTCTTCGACAAAGGCGCGTTCCAACATGGCGTTGCCGAGCTCGATGTATTGATCACGCTCTTTCAAACGCACATAGCGCCGGATGCGCGCCCGCGCCTTGCCCGTGACGACAAAGTTGTCCCACGTCGGTGACGGTGTGTGGGTTTTCGAGGTGACGATGTCCACCTGATCACCGTTTTTTAAACGTGTGCGCAACGGCATCATGCGGCCATTGATCTTGGAACCGACACAACGGTCCCCGACTTCGGTGTGAACGGCGTAGGCAAAGTCCACAGGCGTCGCGTCTTGGGGCAGGTTGATCAGGTCGCCCTTAGGGGTGAAGCAGAACACTTGGTCTTGGAACATCTCAAGTTTGGTGTGTTCCAAAAACTCTTCGGGCTCGGCCGCAGTTTCCAAAATTTCCAACAGTTCGCGCAGCCAGCGGTACTGCTTGCCGTCGGTGGGTTTGCCCGACACATCGTCCAGAAGATCACCTTGTTTGTACTGCCAGTGCGCCGCCACCCCGCTGTCGGCAATGCTGTGCATATCGTGCGTGCGGATCTGAATTTCGATGCGATGGCGCTCAGGGCCAATCACCCCGGTGTGCAAGGACTGATAGCCATTGGGTTTGGGGACTGAGATGTAATCCTTAAACCGGTCCGGCACGACCCGGTACGCATTGTGAATGACGCCCAAGGCCTTATAACAATCTTCGTTGCTGTCCACCGCAATGCGAAACGCCATGATGTCGGACATGGCTTCGAACGGCACGTCCTTTTTCTGCATTTTACGCCAGATGGAGTACGCCGTTTTTTCCCGGCCCGTCACCTCGGCGACGACACCGTTGTCTTTCAGGGTTTGACGCAATTCGTTGATGATCAACGGCACCAAAGTTTCGCCTTCGTCGCGCAAGTATTCCAAACGCTTGAGGATACTGTCGCGTGCCTCGGCATTGATTTCAGAGAACGACAAGTCATCGAGCTCGTTTTTCAGCTCCTGCATGCCGATGCGCTCGGCCAGCGGAGAGAAAATCTCCATGGTCTCGGTCGCAATGCGTTTGCGCTTTTCCGGCTTTTTGATGAAGTGCAGCGTGCGCATGTTGTGCAGCCGGTCCGCCAGCTTCACCAACAACACGCGGATGTCTTCGGACATGGCCAACAACAACTTGCGGAAGTTCTCAGCCTGTTTGGAGTGGTCGGACTGAAGTTCGATCTGGGTCAGCTTGGTCACACCGTCGACCAGCTTTGCGACCTCGGGGCCGAACATCTTTTGCAGCTCTTCAATGGTGGCACCCGTATCTTCCACCACGTCGTGCAGCAAAGCTGTGGCAATGGTTGCGGCGTCCAGACGATAACTGGTCAAGATGCCCGCGACTTCCAACGGGTGGGAGAAATACGGATCGCCCGAAGCACGCATTTGCGAACCGTGGGCTTTCATCGCATAGACGTAGGCTTTGTTGATCAGGCCCTCGTCGGCAGCCGGATCATACGCTTTGACAATTTCAACAAGTTCGAACTGGCGCATCACGCAAAAGCCCTCCGCTCGAAGTGTAGAGCAAAGGGCTTTCGATAAACAGGTTTAGTGGCCGTAGACCCAAAAGGACGGCACGCCAAAAACGTCGTGTGAGCGCGCCTAATCACTTAGTCCCCCTGAACTTCAGCCCCTTCCATCATGGCTTCGGCTTCGGACATGGCTTCGGCCACGTCTTCGGCGGCCACGTCGTGCACGGTCAAGGCGTCAGCGTTGACTTCAGCGTTGTCGTCCGCTTCGCCCATTTCGCCGGTGACGTCTTGTTGCAAAGCGCGCATGTCCATTTCGTCTTCGATGGGGTCGTCGCTTTCGACGTAGCGCTGCAGGCCCTTGACCAGGGTTTCTTGCAGTTCGTCGTAGTTGACGGTTTCATCGGCGATTTCGCGCAGGGCAACAACAGGGTTTTTGTCATTGTCACGTTCGACGGTGAGTTCACCGCCTGCGGAAATGTCGCGCGCACGCTGCGCGGCGGTCATCACCAGCTCAAAGCGGTTGGGAATCTTGGTAACGCAATCTTCGACCGTAACACGGGCCATAGATGTTTCTCCAGCTAAAGGGTGTGAAACGTGTGTAAAATGTGAGTGATTCTGGCGATTATATATTGGGTTGGTGGAATAAGTGCAACACAAAACAGACAAGTCTGTATACAGAAAACTTAAACAAAGAAAAAACCACACCCCAACTCGCTAAAGGGTGTGGTTTCTAAATCTATTCCTGACACAAAGGGGTAGGCTGTTAAACTGTCAAATTGGTGGCTTAAAAGTTGTAGTTAACACCAATTTGAGCGTTGTGAATGACAAGGTATTGGTTCACCCCTAGGTCGCTCGTCGGAGCGCCCAAAAGAGAATAGGATCCAACCAAGTCAACTGCAGGGCTCAATTCATACGACACGCCCAAGCCGACTTGGCCTGCAACGGTAACAGCTTCGCCATCCTCGTAAGACGCTTCGCCATCGGTGTCGGTGTAATTGATTTCACCATCAGCATAAAGACCGCCAAAACCTGCGCTTACAAAAGGCGTGAATGCAGAGTCCATGTCAAAGTCGTATGCACCATTCAGCATGGCTGTATAAATGCCAACATCACCGGAGACACCTGTCAAAGTAGATTGACCAGTAACAGCACCGATAGAGGAATCGCGATAGCCGAGTTCGATTTCAGCACGTATACTGCCATATTTGCTGCCAAAGCGTGCAAGAACACCAAGGCCGTTATCCAGTTCACTATTGTGCGAAACAGTGGAACCGCCAGAAAAGGAGTTCTTAATTTTAGGATCGTTGTACGAACTTCCTACAACAGATACACCAGCGTAGAGATCAGCTGCTTGCCCGGTGCTTACCAAAACAAATGGCGCAGCAAAAGCAAACAAGGAAAAAGCGAGTTTCTTCATATCTTCAAGCCTTCAAATTAAAAATGGCATCCAAAAGCACCAGCTCCAGAATCTTGTTAACTTCTATAGAGTTTTCCGTGTAGCCGCAATGATAAAATCATAGAATTACGAGGTGTTGAGCGCAGGCGTGATAAATTTACAACATCAAATCGAACGCACAGTTTAGGGCTTAGCCCCCCTCTTCTTCGTCATCAATATCTCGATGAAGCATCTCTTTGGGACGAGTAACTTGGTCTTCAGGAAGGTTTTTAATGAGCATTTCCAGGCCCTTAAATAAAACCGGATGCGTCCAGCCCGGCACCAAATCACGAATGGGCAACAAAACGAAGCCACGCTCATGCATGCGCGGGTGCGGCACAGAGAACCCCACTGTTTCATCCGTAATCAGGTCATCAAAAGCCAGCAAATCCAAGTCCAAGACGCGGGGGGCATTACGCTCGGCCCGCACGCGGCCAAAATCGGTCTCGATTTGATGCAAAACAGCCAAAAGCTCCGCAGGCTCCAGGGGCGTCTCAACGATACACACACCGTTGACGTACCAAGGCTGGTCGCTCATGGGCACAGGTGCGCTTTCAAACCAGCGCGAACGGCGCAATACGCGCACCTTGGCGTGCGCACTCAAGGCGTCCAGCGCGGCCTCCAAGGTTTGCACCGGCGAGCCAAAGCGGTCCGAGGGTAAATTCGCGCCTAAACCAATCAAAATCATTTATTTTCGATCCAACTTATAAATAGCCCCCAAATCTGCTTGCACGGGTCCGGGGCAAAGCCTACCTATAAGGCATCCATCGTATTTCGGATATCTTTTCGTTTTTTTCATTTTATAAGGGATTGATTAACATGATTTTTTACCCTCAAGAACGCATCGGCCTTTTCATTGACGGCTCCAATTTGTACGCCGCCGCCCGCGCGCTCGATTTCGACATCGATTATAAACGCTTGTTGGAACATTTTGCCGGCAAAGGCCAATTGGTCCGTGCGTTTTACTACACCGCACTGATGGACGACGCCGAATACTCCCCGCTCCGTCCCTTGGTGGATTGGCTGGACTACAACGGCTACACCATGGTGACCAAACCCACCAAGGAATTCACCGACAGTGCGGGCCGGCGCAAAATCAAAGGCAACATGGACATCGAGCTGGCCATCGACGTGATGGAAATGGCGGAAAACTTGGACCATGTGGTGCTGTTTTCCGGCGACGGTGACTTCCGCCGCCTGATCGAAGCCATTCAACGCAAAGGTTTGCGCTGTTCGGTGGTTTCCACCGTTAAATCGTCCCCACCCATGGTCGCCGACGAATTGCGCCGCCAAGCGGATCACTTTATCGAGCTCACCGATCTGCAAAAAAGCATTGGCCGCGGTGGCGATCGCCCGTCCCAACGCCCGCCGCGTGAAGACAGCGATCACTTCCAAAGCCATTCCGAACAGCCGTCCCCCGTCGTTGACGACGACGACGATGGCGCACCCAAAGCTCCCGGCGACTTTGCTGAACTGATCTAAGCCCATGTCCCAGCCGATTGAGCCGCCAAAAGGGTGCACCCAGTGCGCCCGTTTGGTCGATTACCGCACCGCCAATCAAGCCGCCTATCCGGATTTTCACAACGCCCCGGTGCCCAGTTTTGGTCCGCTTTCAGCGGAACTTCTGATCGTGGGCCTTGCCCCCGGGCTCAAAGGGGCCAACTGGTCGGGACGACCGTTCACGGGCGATTATGCAGGGGATTTGCTCTACCCCACTTTGCTGACATTCAAACTGGGTACAGGCACATACGGCGCCTGCGCCGACGATGGGCTGGAGCTCACCAATTGCCGCATCACCAACGCGGTGCGCTGTGCGCCCCCCGAAAACAAAGTGAACGGCACGGAGATCAAAGCCTGCAACCCCTATTTGGTGGCAGAGATCGCGGCTATGCCCAAGCTCAAAAACCTAATCGCCCTGGGCACGGTGGCGCACAATGCGGTGCTCAAGACCTTGGGCATCAAACAGTCCGTGCACAAATTTGGTCACTGTGCCCAACATGATTTGGGAGATGGGCTAACGCTGACCGACAGCTATCACTGCTCGCGCTACAACACCAACACGGGACGTCTCACCGAAGAGATGTTCCACGACGTGTTTCGCACGGTTATTGGCCCATAGAGGGCTGCTCGTTCTCCAAAAGCTGCATCTGCTCTGGATTGAATGGGGATGGCATTGTAACGGTACCAGGGCCATCATGGTCCTCTAACGGGCCGCTAGAGACATCCCCAAATGCGGCCCCTCCGCTCAGGGTGGGACGGAACTGGACGCTGGCGTATGCTTTACATTCATTTTCCAGCAATGCGTCCTGCAATTGGGCCGAGTGCTCATAGACGCCGTCACTGGCACGCTGAGAATTTTTGACTTTTAGCGCAACAATGCAGCCCATATACCACCCTGCATTATATTGGATTTGCAGCGCTTGATCGAGGGCTTGAGCATTTACCGTCAACTCCTGCGCATCGACATTTGCGGGTAAAAAGCCAGCGCTTATCCCGAGGCTCATAAGGCCAAGAAAGGGTGTCAGTTGTTTCAAAACCATCGTCAGTTCCCCCCAGTTTGTGTCGTTGGACCGTCAATCAAAGACTGGATCAATGCTTGTCTGCTGGCTGTTGCTTCGGCACTCGCACTGGGGTTGCTTTCAACCCCGCCTGCCCCTGCTCCGAGATTCGCCGTCTCGCCGACGATCGCACCGACAAAAGCGGCTTTATCTTTCACCGTGATTGGATTGAAAAAATAGTGCGGCACGCAAATCAAAATGCCGCCGAAAAAAGCCAACATCAAACCCGGCGAAGACGTCACCAAAGAGGCACTGACCGTGCCAATGTCCACATGGCCTTCATTGCTTTCGGTCTTAATGCGCCCCAAAACGAAACTGCACCCGATAACGATCATGATGGAGCCAAATGCCGTCGTCATAAACTGCATCCAAGTCCGGGTCGCCAGTCCAGAATTGATTCTGTGTTCGCGCAAGATCAAGAGGTCCCGTTCCAAAGCCACTTTTGCTTTGGCCTGAAACGCACCGTTCATGTCTTCGACCGTGGCGTTTTGCAACAGCGTGTCAACTATGGGAGG
This window of the Magnetovibrio sp. PR-2 genome carries:
- a CDS encoding RelA/SpoT family protein; amino-acid sequence: MMRQFELVEIVKAYDPAADEGLINKAYVYAMKAHGSQMRASGDPYFSHPLEVAGILTSYRLDAATIATALLHDVVEDTGATIEELQKMFGPEVAKLVDGVTKLTQIELQSDHSKQAENFRKLLLAMSEDIRVLLVKLADRLHNMRTLHFIKKPEKRKRIATETMEIFSPLAERIGMQELKNELDDLSFSEINAEARDSILKRLEYLRDEGETLVPLIINELRQTLKDNGVVAEVTGREKTAYSIWRKMQKKDVPFEAMSDIMAFRIAVDSNEDCYKALGVIHNAYRVVPDRFKDYISVPKPNGYQSLHTGVIGPERHRIEIQIRTHDMHSIADSGVAAHWQYKQGDLLDDVSGKPTDGKQYRWLRELLEILETAAEPEEFLEHTKLEMFQDQVFCFTPKGDLINLPQDATPVDFAYAVHTEVGDRCVGSKINGRMMPLRTRLKNGDQVDIVTSKTHTPSPTWDNFVVTGKARARIRRYVRLKERDQYIELGNAMLERAFVEEDYPLTEKGLKGVLKIFQQDSVDELVAEVGMGHTTAREVLEAVYPGTKKQSVARKISDMMPLSRSKRRQKKKSKRDAAIPIRGLIPGMAMHYAGCCHPLPGDRIVGIITTGKGVTIHTIDCDGLRKYDDEPERWIDVSWDMGEEVAQTAGHVSRVHLTLLNVPGALGSLSNVVARGEGNISNLKIQNRASDFYDMMVDIEVRDVKHLNEIIAALRATPEINSIERARG
- the folK gene encoding 2-amino-4-hydroxy-6-hydroxymethyldihydropteridine diphosphokinase, with the protein product MILIGLGANLPSDRFGSPVQTLEAALDALSAHAKVRVLRRSRWFESAPVPMSDQPWYVNGVCIVETPLEPAELLAVLHQIETDFGRVRAERNAPRVLDLDLLAFDDLITDETVGFSVPHPRMHERGFVLLPIRDLVPGWTHPVLFKGLEMLIKNLPEDQVTRPKEMLHRDIDDEEEGG
- a CDS encoding outer membrane protein → MKKLAFSLFAFAAPFVLVSTGQAADLYAGVSVVGSSYNDPKIKNSFSGGSTVSHNSELDNGLGVLARFGSKYGSIRAEIELGYRDSSIGAVTGQSTLTGVSGDVGIYTAMLNGAYDFDMDSAFTPFVSAGFGGLYADGEINYTDTDGEASYEDGEAVTVAGQVGLGVSYELSPAVDLVGSYSLLGAPTSDLGVNQYLVIHNAQIGVNYNF
- a CDS encoding uracil-DNA glycosylase — its product is MSQPIEPPKGCTQCARLVDYRTANQAAYPDFHNAPVPSFGPLSAELLIVGLAPGLKGANWSGRPFTGDYAGDLLYPTLLTFKLGTGTYGACADDGLELTNCRITNAVRCAPPENKVNGTEIKACNPYLVAEIAAMPKLKNLIALGTVAHNAVLKTLGIKQSVHKFGHCAQHDLGDGLTLTDSYHCSRYNTNTGRLTEEMFHDVFRTVIGP
- a CDS encoding LabA-like NYN domain-containing protein, producing the protein MIFYPQERIGLFIDGSNLYAAARALDFDIDYKRLLEHFAGKGQLVRAFYYTALMDDAEYSPLRPLVDWLDYNGYTMVTKPTKEFTDSAGRRKIKGNMDIELAIDVMEMAENLDHVVLFSGDGDFRRLIEAIQRKGLRCSVVSTVKSSPPMVADELRRQADHFIELTDLQKSIGRGGDRPSQRPPREDSDHFQSHSEQPSPVVDDDDDGAPKAPGDFAELI
- the rpoZ gene encoding DNA-directed RNA polymerase subunit omega, encoding MARVTVEDCVTKIPNRFELVMTAAQRARDISAGGELTVERDNDKNPVVALREIADETVNYDELQETLVKGLQRYVESDDPIEDEMDMRALQQDVTGEMGEADDNAEVNADALTVHDVAAEDVAEAMSEAEAMMEGAEVQGD